From Pararhodobacter zhoushanensis, the proteins below share one genomic window:
- a CDS encoding glycosyltransferase — MRVLFYNWADHRDPEQRGGGVSVYQRNIIKGLSKVDGVETAFLSSGLAHTLLRRKPHVITLARGESPRYALVNSGLVAPSHADFAGAAQLDHAETEAAFAEFVERTGPWDVIHFNNLEGLPANVLSLKKRWPGTRFVLSLHNYYPFCPQVNLWFAERETCTDFHGGTNCTRCLPAQPEPRSIRAAYAMAWSLSRWRLGPGTGFYERFFRPVMGAAWRGLRRVLRARHMRRNAALETALVTMAEPAALSPASANVPPIAAAGTHHAPAEPRPQPPAAAAPLAAAFARRRARMVALINAHCDSVLAVSDRVRQIALKHGVHTSRLSTLYIGSAEAGEWHYSKPRPAFLRTDGTIRLAYLGYMRRDKGYHFLMRALASLPEALAKRVHLTVAAKSGDAEAMALLSALRGHLGAVHHQNGYTHDTLPTLLADVDLGVVPPVWEDNLPQVAIEMHARHIPLITSDRGGAQELGRCNDLVFRADDSDSFRHVLERILDGSTLPAQYWANAMAPVSLPEHIEALVKIYRETP; from the coding sequence GTGAGAGTTCTTTTTTACAACTGGGCCGATCACCGCGACCCAGAGCAGCGCGGCGGCGGCGTCAGCGTCTATCAGCGCAACATCATCAAGGGCTTGTCCAAGGTCGACGGCGTGGAAACCGCGTTCCTGTCATCGGGTCTGGCGCACACGCTGCTGCGGCGAAAGCCGCATGTCATCACGCTGGCGCGCGGGGAAAGCCCGCGCTATGCGCTGGTAAATTCGGGTCTGGTCGCGCCCTCGCACGCCGATTTCGCGGGCGCGGCGCAGCTTGACCATGCCGAAACCGAGGCCGCCTTTGCCGAATTCGTCGAGCGGACCGGCCCGTGGGATGTGATCCATTTCAACAACCTCGAAGGGCTGCCCGCCAATGTGCTCAGCCTGAAAAAGCGCTGGCCCGGCACCCGCTTCGTGCTGTCGCTGCACAACTATTATCCGTTCTGTCCGCAAGTGAACCTGTGGTTCGCCGAGCGGGAGACCTGCACCGATTTTCACGGCGGGACCAATTGCACCCGATGCCTGCCCGCCCAGCCCGAACCGCGCTCGATCCGGGCCGCCTATGCCATGGCCTGGTCCTTGTCGCGCTGGCGGCTGGGGCCGGGAACCGGTTTTTATGAACGCTTCTTTCGCCCGGTGATGGGCGCAGCATGGCGTGGCCTGCGCCGCGTGTTGCGCGCGCGCCATATGCGCCGCAATGCCGCGCTTGAGACGGCACTGGTCACAATGGCCGAACCCGCCGCCCTGTCGCCCGCCTCTGCCAATGTGCCCCCGATCGCCGCTGCCGGGACACATCACGCCCCCGCAGAACCGCGCCCGCAGCCGCCTGCGGCCGCCGCCCCCTTGGCCGCGGCCTTTGCCCGCCGCCGCGCGCGGATGGTGGCGTTGATCAACGCGCATTGCGACTCGGTGCTGGCGGTGTCTGACCGGGTGCGCCAGATCGCCCTGAAGCACGGCGTGCATACCTCGCGGCTGAGCACGCTCTACATCGGCTCGGCCGAGGCGGGCGAATGGCACTACAGCAAACCGCGCCCGGCCTTTCTGCGCACCGATGGCACGATCCGGCTGGCCTATCTGGGCTATATGCGGCGCGACAAGGGCTATCATTTCCTGATGCGCGCGCTCGCCTCGCTGCCCGAGGCGCTGGCCAAGCGGGTTCATCTGACCGTCGCCGCCAAATCCGGCGATGCCGAAGCCATGGCGCTGCTGAGTGCCCTGCGCGGTCATCTGGGCGCTGTGCACCATCAGAACGGCTATACCCACGACACGCTGCCGACGCTGCTGGCCGATGTCGATCTGGGCGTGGTGCCACCCGTGTGGGAAGATAACCTGCCGCAGGTCGCCATCGAAATGCACGCCCGCCATATCCCGCTGATCACCTCGGATCGGGGCGGCGCGCAGGAGCTGGGGCGCTGCAATGATCTGGTGTTCCGCGCCGATGACAGCGACTCGTTCCGTCACGTCCTTGAGCGAATTCTGGACGGCAGCACATTGCCGGCGCAGTACTGGGCCAATGCCATGGCACCGGTCAGCCTGCCCGAGCATATCGAGGCGCTGGTCAAGATCTACCGCGAGACGCCATGA
- a CDS encoding ABC transporter ATP-binding protein, translating to MIQFDHLTKGFWVRGEYSPVIRNLNLTLPTGKSLALLGGNGAGKSTLLELIAGTMQPDRGDVWSDGSISWPVGFGGSFHRDLTGAQNTRFLARVYGVDTDELMDFVQDFAEIGRHFHMPLRTYSSGMRSRLTFGISMGIPFDTYLVDEVTAVGDQRFRSKSQALFRDRMKRSSAILVNHNLEELRSFCDAAIVLENGSLAYFTDLDEAIEHHKRNMAAPLNNA from the coding sequence ATGATCCAGTTCGACCACCTGACAAAGGGATTTTGGGTCCGCGGCGAGTATTCGCCCGTGATCCGAAACCTCAACCTGACATTGCCGACCGGCAAGTCGCTGGCGCTGCTGGGCGGCAACGGCGCGGGCAAGTCCACCTTGCTCGAGCTGATCGCCGGCACCATGCAGCCCGACCGTGGCGATGTCTGGAGCGACGGCAGCATCTCGTGGCCGGTCGGCTTTGGCGGCAGCTTTCACCGCGACCTGACCGGCGCACAGAACACCCGGTTTCTGGCCCGGGTGTATGGCGTTGACACCGACGAGCTGATGGACTTTGTGCAGGATTTCGCTGAAATCGGGCGACACTTTCACATGCCGCTGCGCACGTATTCCTCGGGCATGCGATCGCGCCTGACCTTTGGCATCTCGATGGGCATCCCGTTCGACACCTATCTTGTCGACGAAGTGACCGCCGTCGGCGACCAACGGTTCCGCAGCAAAAGTCAGGCGCTGTTTCGCGACCGGATGAAGCGATCCAGTGCTATATTGGTGAACCACAACCTCGAAGAGCTGCGCTCGTTCTGCGATGCCGCCATCGTGCTTGAGAACGGCTCGCTTGCCTATTTTACCGACCTCGACGAGGCGATAGAGCATCACAAGCGGAACATGGCCGCACCCTTGAACAATGCCTGA